Genomic segment of Saprospira sp. CCB-QB6:
TTTAGCAGCTTTAGCAGCAGCGTGAGGACATTGTGCGTGGGCCATGCCAGCAAACATTAGCATAGCGAAAAGCATCATGATCTGTTTCATGCTGTGAAATTTAAGTAAGTAATGAAAATGTATGTACAAAAATGATACACTTTTAGTAGAGTGTAAGCCAAAACTACTGAAAAAGATTTAACTAAAACAATAGTTAATTAAACATTAACAGCTTTTGTTGGCCTTCTTCAATATATCTACTGGCTTATTTATGACGGCTTTAGCCTCTATTCGTTTAATCATCTCTACCGAGAATGACCCGTTTTTTCTCTTCAAACTCATATTGGTCAATAATTCCCTTCTCCAATAGCTCTTGCCAAGCTGCTAAGGTATCAGCTTGCTCGCCAGTAATTTTTTTGACCTCAATTTTCTTATTATTCAGACGTTGTTCAGCTTTTTTGCGCTCCTCTTGCAAATGCAGGCGCTCGAGCTGAATTTTCTCTCGGTAAAGCGCTTGTTTTTCTCGAACCAGTGCACCACCAGCACTATCATAATTATACTTGTAGTCAAAGTCATGTTGAGACATGACCAGCAAGACAATAAAGTCTATAAAGGCTATAATTGCAGGAATCCCGGTCCAAGATAATAGGAAATAAAGCACCCCTTGTACTGGGCGGTTCAAATAAAATTTATGGACTCCGATAAAGCCGACAAAGAATGCCAAAAGGGCGGCAACAATTTTGTTTTTCATAGAATGGTTAATACTTACACAATCAAAACGACCAAAACGCGAAATAAGTTACAGTTTTTTCTGAAAACTTGGCCATAAGTTGCCCTAGGGATTTTAAACTACTTTTGATTTTTTTCGGGGAGCAGGCGGCGAAGCCGCCGCAGGCCCAGCGCTGCGCAGCCGTGGCCGCAGGCCAGACCCAGCCGCCGAAGGCGGCGCAGGGCCGAGCGAAGAGCGAGCGGCGGAGCCTAGCGGCGGCCAGCTTTGCTGGCCGCGGGCCCCAAAAAACACTAAATTTATACCGTTCCTTGCTTATTGTAGACTCGCCAATAGGAAATGAGGAGGCGGAAAGGGAGTAAAATGGCCACAATAATGCTGGCCACGCCAAAAAAGAGGTATTCCCCTTTCATATAGCTAAGGAGTTGTTGCTGTTGTTTAAGTCCGACTTCGGGATGAAAATAGACCGTAAAGCTAGGTAGCCCTTCTGACTCCATAAAATCTTGGAAGCCAAAAGTGTACTCAATTAGCTTAAAAATGAGGGGAATGCTGGCAAAAATGAGCACAAATTTGGCCCATTGTGCATAGGCCAAAAAGCTATATTTAAGCAAAAACAGATGGCGAGTATAAGTCGTAAAAATGATAATGAAGAGGGCGTTGGCATAGACAAAATGCCAATCTTTCATGATACTATAAAGTGGGTAGGTCAATAGGCCCACCAAAAGGAGAGTTAGTGCCCAAAAAATGATTTCTAGCTTAAGTTTGAGCTGAAATTGTTGTTTTGCGAGATCCGTCATAACATACTAAAGTTTAGCGGGCAAAATTATTCCTTTTTTTTGGCTTTAGGGTGGCTTTGCGCATATACTTTCTTTAGTTGCTCTAAAGAGTTGTGCGTATAAATCTGTGTAGAAGCTAAGCTGCTGTGGCCCAAGAGCAACTTAATAGCTTGTAAATCGGCCCCTTGATTGCTCAAATGGGTGGCAAAGCTATGGCGTAGGCTGTGTGGACTGCGTTCTTCTTGTGTAGTCACTAGGCCTAGATAGTCTCGCACCTTATTGTAAATCCATTTTGGATAGGGAGATTGGCCCTGATCGTTCAAAATAATGGGACCTTTGGGATCAAAATTGGGAAGGCTTTCTTGAGCCAGCAATTTAAAGGCTTGCAAATCGGTATTAAGCTGAGGCAAGATCGGAATGATTCTCATTTTCTGGCCCTTTCCTAAAATTCTAAGTTGTTCCAAACCAAAATCCCAATCGCTCCAACGCAGGCCCTGCAATTCGGCTCGGCGCATACCTGTATGATAAAACAAAAGCAGCATCAAGCGATCTCTTTGTCCTGGAAAATCGGCTTCAAAATATGGCCCACTAAAGAGTTTGGCCAATTGCTGCTCAGCCAAAAAATGAGGCAAAGCTGCTTTTTTCTTAGGCAATTGAAGGCCTTGCATAGGGTTTTGTTGCAGCTGTCCCTCTTGCATGAGAAACTTAAAATAGCGTTGCAAACTACTGGCTTTGCGGTGAATCGTACTACTTGCCCGCCCCGCTTGCATCAGGCGCACCAACCAAGAGCGCAAAATGCCCAAATTGACGGCCTGCGCTTCTTCCAGCTCATATTCCTCCTTCAAAAAGGCATCAAACTGTCGTAAGTCAGTAGCATAAGCCTGACAGCTATGCTCAGAATAGCGCTTTTCGTAGCGCAAAAAATGCAGAAAAGCCTCTAGCTGCATAGTTAGGAGAGTTCTGACAAAAAGTCGATAAATTCACTAAAATCCTCAAATAGACTCAAATTAGGCGCCGCCTCTAAGGGATGCATAATCGGCTGAGCCGAACAAAATATCTGTATATCGGGATAACGCTTACAAAGTTGGCCCAAAAAATCTTGTGGAGACAACTGTGAATTATTACTCGAACTAGTGGTAAAAATACAACTGGGCTTAAATTGCTCTACCGCAACTTCTAATTCCTTAGGCGGTATCTGGCTGCCCAAATAACAACTCGTACAGCCCCTAGAGCGCAAATAATAATGATATAGCAGCAATAAAATCTCTTGCTGCTCGCCCAAAGGCTCAAACAACAAGACCCTTGGCCGATCGCCTAAACTGCTTTCATGCCCCAATAAATAAACCTCATGGGCCAAACGCTGTCGAATCAAGTTATGCACAAACTGTTCATGCACAATACTTACCGCTCCAGTCAGCCAAAGCAAACTCAATTTCTCTAAAAATGGCAGCAAAAGCTTATTCAACAAAGCCTCAAAGCCCTCTTTTTCCGCCTCCTGATCCAAAATCCGCTCAAAATCCAACTCATTGAGCTCCATCATGGCCATCGTAAGCCGCTGCAGCAAATTACTCTGCTCCTCACTCTCCTCCGCAATATTTTCTACCCGCTCCATCACCTCTTTCTGCGTCAAACGAGCAATCTTGGAAATACGCATACCATTCCGATTCAGGAACGCAATATTGAGCAGATACTGCAAATCCTCATCCGTATAATACCGAATATTGGTTGCCGTACGCTTGGGCTCAATAATATTATACCGCTGTTCCCAAATCCGAATCGTATGGGCTTTGATGCCAGACAGTTTTTCAAGGTCACGAATCGAATAAGTAGCCAAAATGATATACGCTTTGAGGGGTGGATTGGCTAAAAGGCCGCTAAAAATAAATAATGATCTGTCTATTAACAGAAAAAGCCAATGCTTGGTTGAGCTTGGCTTACACAAATATAGCCTAGAATTATCAATCTTACTAATATTTAGGCCGCTTTGTGGAGGGATTCAAGACTTTTCAACCCCAAAAGCTGAACAAACTCGCTCCTTTTCTTTTGGGGCCCGCGGCCGCCCTTCAATTTGGGGCGGCCGCCGCTAGGCTCCGCCGCTCGCTCTTCGCTCGGCCCTGCGCCGCCTTCGGCGGCTGGGTCTGGCCTGCGGCCACGGCTGCGCAGCGCTGGGCCATTGGCCCTTCGGGCCCAAGGCGGCTTCGCCGCCTTGCTAGACCAAAAAAGCAGCCCATTCGCTCAATAACGAATGGGCTGCTTTCTATAGCTAAAAGCTAATCGGCCTAGTACATATCAGCGCGATTATCTTTGATATTCATATCATTTTTGATCGCCTCCAAAAGCATTTCGCGGAAACCTGCGGGACTGCTTGCTGCTACAGGCAACATAGCACGCATTACAAAATTACGCTTTTGCTGTACTGCATTAGGCATATTCTCCAAAGAAGGTCCTTCTTGCTTATTGATCAACTGAATCATATAAACACCTTGCTCTCCAGCAAAAGGCTTAGATACTTTTCCTGTTTCCAATACATCAGCTACAGCAGTAAGCTTAGGCTCTACACCTCCTACTTCACGAATAAAAGGAGCATCATAACGAACACCATTAGCAGTTTCTACTTTGGCTGTGCTGTATTTACCTCCCATAGCTTCAAGAGAAGTAACCCCTTCTAGCTTTTTGAGAATAATTTCAGCTTTCTTTTCATTGCGAACAATGCGCTCTACTTCTGCACGAACACTATTGTCTTCAATACTAGCCAAACCTTTAGCTGATTTGCTCGCTAATCCAGCAACCACTACAGCCGAAACTGTATTGTGCTGAGGATCAGTAAAGACAAAAATACGACCAGCAACTTCTCCTTCCTGAGCCTCTTTGTGAGCCCATTTGATAATATCTGTAGCATTAGATCCTTGCAACCCCTGAGTCAATACATAATCGTTAATTTCTAGACCCGAAGCATTGCTCAAACGAAGATTTGGATTCTTCTTAGCAGCCTCTTTTAGCTCTTCAACAGTACGATTGTTGGCCATAAATTCATTGGCTTTAGCTTCTGCCGCTTTTTCTGTTTCAGTAGAAGGAAGAACTGGCTCACTCTTATATGCTAGACGAAGACCTACTTTGTTGGTCCCAAACTTATAATCTGTAATCTGGATAAGGTGCATAG
This window contains:
- a CDS encoding tyrosine-type recombinase/integrase, translating into MQLEAFLHFLRYEKRYSEHSCQAYATDLRQFDAFLKEEYELEEAQAVNLGILRSWLVRLMQAGRASSTIHRKASSLQRYFKFLMQEGQLQQNPMQGLQLPKKKAALPHFLAEQQLAKLFSGPYFEADFPGQRDRLMLLLFYHTGMRRAELQGLRWSDWDFGLEQLRILGKGQKMRIIPILPQLNTDLQAFKLLAQESLPNFDPKGPIILNDQGQSPYPKWIYNKVRDYLGLVTTQEERSPHSLRHSFATHLSNQGADLQAIKLLLGHSSLASTQIYTHNSLEQLKKVYAQSHPKAKKKE
- a CDS encoding SHOCT domain-containing protein, which produces MQEERKKAEQRLNNKKIEVKKITGEQADTLAAWQELLEKGIIDQYEFEEKKRVILGRDD
- a CDS encoding MerR family transcriptional regulator — encoded protein: MATYSIRDLEKLSGIKAHTIRIWEQRYNIIEPKRTATNIRYYTDEDLQYLLNIAFLNRNGMRISKIARLTQKEVMERVENIAEESEEQSNLLQRLTMAMMELNELDFERILDQEAEKEGFEALLNKLLLPFLEKLSLLWLTGAVSIVHEQFVHNLIRQRLAHEVYLLGHESSLGDRPRVLLFEPLGEQQEILLLLYHYYLRSRGCTSCYLGSQIPPKELEVAVEQFKPSCIFTTSSSNNSQLSPQDFLGQLCKRYPDIQIFCSAQPIMHPLEAAPNLSLFEDFSEFIDFLSELS